Part of the Candidatus Dormiibacterota bacterium genome is shown below.
ATCGGCGCGTTTCGATCGAACCGGCCGGGCTTCCAGCGCCACGAATCGTCCGACCTCGGCTTCCGGATGCACGGCGACGCCGCCGTGGTCACGGGGCGGCTCCGGCGAACGCGCAGCATGAACGATCAGACGGTCGAGGACGACTGGCGCTTCACGAAAGTCTACGTCCGGCACGGCGATCAGTGGAGAGTCGTGGCGTTTCACGCATCACCCGCCGCCTCGTAGCGGACGAGGAGGATCCCCGTGTTCGTCGGGCACTACGGCGTGAGCTTCGCGGCGAAGAAGGCGGACGCGTCCGTCCCGCTGTGGGTGCTGTTCGTCGCGGTGCAGCTCCTGGATTTCGCCTGGGCGCCGCTCGTCCTGCTCGGTGTCGAGAGGGTGCGGATCGTGCCGGGGTTCACCCGAACCAACGCCCTCGATCTTTACTACATGCCTTACACCCACAGCCTCGTCGCGGCGATCCTATGGTCGGCCGCCGCCTTCGCCGTCTACCGGCTGGCGGCGCGCGGGGGCAACATCGCGGCGCTGGTCGTCGCCGCCGCGGTCTTCTCCCACTGGGTCTTCGACCTGGTGGTCCATGTTCCCGACCTGCCGCTCTACGACGATACGGCCAAGGTCGGTCTCGGATTGTGGAACCGGCCGGCGACCGCCCTGGGCCTCGAGGCGGCGGCACTGTTCGGCGGCATGTGGCTGTATTTCAGGACGGGCGGCGCGCGCCGGCTCGCCATGGCCGCGTTCGGCATCGTCATGCTCGCGATCCAGGTGTACGTCTTCTTCGGACCTCCTCCGGCATCCGATAAGAGTCTGGCGGTCACGGCGTTCTCGGCCTATGTCGTGTTCGCCGTCGTCGTCCGGCTGCTCGAGGGGCCCCCCCGGAACGCGCCGGCCGTCTGACGGGGAAGAACATGCCGAAGGCGATTCGGTTCCACGCGAACGGCGGTCCCGAGGTCCTGCGCTGGGAGGACGTGGCGCTCGGCGACCCCGGACCGGGCGAGGCGCGCGTCCGCCACAAGGCCTGCGGCCTTAACATGATCGACGTCTACCAGCGCACCGGCCTCTACAAGGTCCCCCTTCCGGCGGTCGCCGGGAACGAGGGAGCGGGCCTGGTCGAGGCGGTCGGCCCCGGTGTCGTCCACGTCAAGCCGGGCGACCGCGTGGCCTACGCGGGCGGGCCGCCGGGATCGTACTGCGAGGTACGCAGCATGCCCGCCGACCGCCTGGTCATCCTGCCGGAGGGGATCGACTTCGAGCAGGGGGCCGCGATGATGCTCAAGGGAATGACGGTGCAGTACCTCGTCCGGCGGACCTACAGGGTGCGGCCCGGCGACACGGTCCTGTTCCACGCCGCCGCCGGCGGTGTCGGGCTGATCGCGTGCCAGTGGCTGAAAGCGCTCGGCGCGAAGGTGATCGGGACCGCCGGTTCTGACGAGAAATGCGCGCTCGCGAGAGAGCACGGCGCCGACGTCTGCATCAACTACCGCGCCGGGAGCTTCGCCGCGCGCGTCCGGGAGATCACCGGCGATGCCGGCGTGACGGTGGTCTACGACTCGGTCGGGAAGGACACCTTCACCGGCTCGCTCGACAGCCTGCGGCGCTTCGGATTGCTGGTGAGCTTCGGGAATGCCTCCGGCCCGGTGCCGCCGTTCGAGCTCGCGATCCTGGCGCA
Proteins encoded:
- a CDS encoding nuclear transport factor 2 family protein — its product is MHILGTWIVAIALAKRTVAASREAADSRELSRLESVWNDAHLHGDADALDRIWAEDFTVTVPNMPVMTRADAIGAFRSNRPGFQRHESSDLGFRMHGDAAVVTGRLRRTRSMNDQTVEDDWRFTKVYVRHGDQWRVVAFHASPAAS
- a CDS encoding quinone oxidoreductase, whose amino-acid sequence is MPKAIRFHANGGPEVLRWEDVALGDPGPGEARVRHKACGLNMIDVYQRTGLYKVPLPAVAGNEGAGLVEAVGPGVVHVKPGDRVAYAGGPPGSYCEVRSMPADRLVILPEGIDFEQGAAMMLKGMTVQYLVRRTYRVRPGDTVLFHAAAGGVGLIACQWLKALGAKVIGTAGSDEKCALAREHGADVCINYRAGSFAARVREITGDAGVTVVYDSVGKDTFTGSLDSLRRFGLLVSFGNASGPVPPFELAILAQKGSLYVTRPTLHSYTASRADLEATSKELFDVVLAGQVKIRIDRRYALKDAAQAHRDLEARRTAGSCVLVP